A window from Petrotoga sp. 9PW.55.5.1 encodes these proteins:
- the galE gene encoding UDP-glucose 4-epimerase GalE: MILVTGGAGYIGSHLVKKLKEENKDLIVFDNFEKGHRWAVKDVEVVEGDLRNEKDVENLFENYKIDEIFHFAAFSLVGESMKEPDKYFKNNVCGTLNLLKAMKKHGTRYIVFSSTAAVYGEPENIPITEDQKKEPTNVYGQSKLMIEDALKWYSNLDIIRYVALRYFNAAGAYPDGSIGEDHDPETHLIPIVLETALGNREKMYVYGNDYPTKDGTPVRDYIHVMDLIDAHIQAMEWMKKNNQSDVFNLGNGQGFSVLEVIKTAEKVTKRKINYEITSRRSGDPAVLIASSNKSKKILNWEPQYPQLEKIISDAWNWHKNR; encoded by the coding sequence ATGATTCTAGTTACAGGCGGGGCAGGATACATAGGTTCCCATTTAGTAAAAAAATTAAAAGAAGAAAATAAAGATTTGATTGTATTCGATAATTTTGAAAAGGGCCATAGATGGGCTGTTAAGGATGTTGAGGTTGTAGAAGGAGATCTCAGGAATGAAAAAGATGTTGAAAATTTATTTGAAAATTATAAAATAGATGAGATTTTTCATTTTGCTGCCTTTTCCTTAGTAGGAGAATCAATGAAAGAACCTGACAAATACTTTAAAAATAATGTTTGTGGTACTTTGAATTTATTAAAAGCTATGAAAAAACATGGAACTCGTTATATAGTATTTTCTTCTACCGCAGCAGTATATGGAGAGCCTGAAAATATACCAATAACAGAAGATCAAAAGAAAGAACCTACCAATGTATATGGCCAATCAAAATTAATGATTGAAGATGCACTGAAGTGGTATTCTAATTTAGATATAATAAGATATGTTGCACTAAGATATTTCAACGCTGCTGGAGCATATCCTGATGGAAGTATTGGAGAGGATCACGATCCTGAAACACATCTTATTCCTATCGTTCTAGAAACTGCTTTAGGAAATAGAGAAAAAATGTATGTGTATGGAAACGATTATCCAACAAAAGATGGAACTCCTGTGAGAGATTATATACACGTTATGGATTTAATAGATGCCCATATACAAGCGATGGAATGGATGAAAAAAAATAATCAATCTGATGTTTTTAATTTAGGAAATGGACAGGGTTTTTCCGTTTTAGAAGTCATAAAAACAGCAGAAAAAGTAACAAAGAGAAAAATTAATTATGAAATAACTTCCAGACGCTCTGGTGATCCAGCTGTTTTGATTGCTTCTTCAAATAAATCAAAGAAGATATTAAATTGGGAACCACAGTATCCTCAACTAGAAAAGATAATATCAGATGCCT